AAAGCACGGAGCCCGCCAAGGCGTACGATCTGCTTGCCAATCTCGATGGGGAAGGCTCTGCGAAGCCGCCGACGATCTACCGCGCGCTCGATTTTCTGCAGGAGACCGGCCTCGCCCACAAGATCGAGAGCCTGAACGCCTATGTCGCCTGCGGCCATGCCAGCCACCGGCACTCCGCCGTGTTCCTGATCTGCGACAAGTGCCACGGCGCCGAAGAACTTCACGCCGAAGCGACCAGCCAGGCCCTGAAGGCCGAAACGGACGCTGCAGGCTTCAAAATGTCCCGCGCCGTCGTGGAAGTGCGCGGCATCTGCCGGGATTGTGCTGCGTGAAAACTCTTTGGCGGGGAAGCTGCAATCAATGGGATTGCGACGAGATGGGGCACATGAATGTGCGCGTCTATGTCGAAAAGCAAATGGAAGGCCTGGCGGTCTTTGCCCATGCGCTCGGCATGCCGCATGCGTTCCGGCAGAATTCCCCCTCCACGATCGCACCGGTGGACCAGCATATCCGGTTCGTCCGCGAAGTCCTGCCCGGGCGTCCGCTGACCATGCATGGCTGCCTTGTCGAAGTCGGAGAGGCAGATGCCCTGGTCTATCAGGAACTGCGTCACGCCGATGGCCAGCTGGCCGCTGCCTTCCGGACCCGGATCATGCATATCGACACGGCAGGCCGTGAACCCTTTCCATGGGGCAAGAGCGTGCGCGCCGCCATGGCCGACGACATGGATACACCGCCGGAAGAATCCGCCCCGCGCTCAATCGATCCGGTTGCCGAGGGCTTGCCCTATGATGACATATCGGTCGAGATACCGCGCAAACTTGGAATAGCGTGTATCGGCATGGGCGCCGTGCCGCCGCAGCACCTGGATGTGCACGGACGGATGTCTCCGGCATGGGTGATTGGCCGCGTATCCGATTCCGTCCCGAACCTCCTGTTCGGATGGCGCAAGGACGTGGCCGCCGCTGCGGGAGACCTGCGCATGGGGGCGGCCGTTCTGGAGTATCGGATCCGCTATCACGACATGCCGCAAGCCGGTGACCGGTTCGAAGTCTATACGGGTCTTGGCGGCGTCGAGGGAAAAACCCACAGCTTGTTCCACTGGATGATGGACCCTGTGACCGGCAAGCCCTGGGCGACAAGCCAGGCCACCGCCATCACGCTGGATCTCGACGCGCGCAAGGCCATCCCTGCCCCGGCAATGGCGATCGAAGAACTCGAACGCCTCGCCCCGAAGGGCCTGTCGATCTAAATCGTCTTAGAGCGCTGTCGCGATGATCTCGGCCACGCGCGGGATGTCTTTCAGGTTCAGGCCCGCGATGTTGATGCGGCCCGATCCCGGCATGTAGAGGCCGCTTTCCTCGCGCAGAGCCTTCGCGCCTTCCGGCGTCACCGGCAGCTGGCTGAACATGCCGTTCTGCGTGGTGAGGCTGGCGAGCAGGTTCGAGCCTGTGCGCTGCACGAGTTCCCCCGACAGCGCCTGGCGCAGCGAGATCATCCGCTCCCGCATCGATGTCAGCTCCGCTTCCCATTCGGCGCGCAAGGCTGCGTCGCCGAGGATGGTGGCAACGATGCCCGCGCCATGCGCCGGGGGCATGGACCAGGTGGCCCGGGAAATATCCGCCACATGCGTGGTCGCCGCAGCGATGCCATCTGCCGTCTCGCCAACCGCCAGGAAGCAGCCCGCCCGCTCGCGGTAGAGACCGAAATTCTTGGAGCAGGAATAAGAGATCAGCGCTTCGCCTGCCGCGTCGATGAAGGCGCGCACGCCCGCAATATCCTTGTCGAGGCCATGGGCGAAGCCGTGATAGGCCACGTCCAGCATGACGATCAGGCCGCGCTCTTTCACGAAGGCGCCGACCGCCCGCCAGTCGTCCAGCGTGAGGTCGATGCCTGTGGGGTTGTGGCAAGGCCCCTGCACAATCACGCCATCGCCACGCTCGGCTTTAGCCAGGTCTTCGAGCATGCCGGCCCGGTCTGCCGTGCCGGTATCCGGATCTGCGTACCGGTAGCTGTCCGTTGTGAGGCCCGCGGACTGGACCACTTTCGGATGGTTCGGCCAGGTCGGGTCTGACACCCAGACCTTTTTCACGCCAAGGCGGCGCATCAGGCCCACGCCCAGCGAAAGCGCGCCGCAGCCGCCCGGTGCGGTAAAGGACAGCGTGCGCCCTTCCTTGCGAACGGGCGCATCCACACCGAACACGAAGTCTTCGATGGCGTTGCAGAAGTCCACATTCCCGCGCGGGCCTTCATAGACCTTTGTCGTCTGACGCTGAAGCATCAGGGCCTCGGCCTTGGCAACCGCCGACATGACCGGGGTATTGCCCTGGTCGTCCTTGTAGACGCCGACGCCCAGATCGAATTTCTCCGCCCGGTCGTCTTCACGAAAAGC
This is a stretch of genomic DNA from Hyphomonas adhaerens MHS-3. It encodes these proteins:
- a CDS encoding amino acid aminotransferase produces the protein MTSAFSPLSPLPPDALLGLMTAFREDDRAEKFDLGVGVYKDDQGNTPVMSAVAKAEALMLQRQTTKVYEGPRGNVDFCNAIEDFVFGVDAPVRKEGRTLSFTAPGGCGALSLGVGLMRRLGVKKVWVSDPTWPNHPKVVQSAGLTTDSYRYADPDTGTADRAGMLEDLAKAERGDGVIVQGPCHNPTGIDLTLDDWRAVGAFVKERGLIVMLDVAYHGFAHGLDKDIAGVRAFIDAAGEALISYSCSKNFGLYRERAGCFLAVGETADGIAAATTHVADISRATWSMPPAHGAGIVATILGDAALRAEWEAELTSMRERMISLRQALSGELVQRTGSNLLASLTTQNGMFSQLPVTPEGAKALREESGLYMPGSGRINIAGLNLKDIPRVAEIIATAL
- a CDS encoding Fur family transcriptional regulator; translated protein: MSATESHSHVHANTPCSPQDVDAFLNEAETLVVRQGQRMTKIRRKVLRLLLESTEPAKAYDLLANLDGEGSAKPPTIYRALDFLQETGLAHKIESLNAYVACGHASHRHSAVFLICDKCHGAEELHAEATSQALKAETDAAGFKMSRAVVEVRGICRDCAA
- a CDS encoding thioesterase family protein, producing the protein MKTLWRGSCNQWDCDEMGHMNVRVYVEKQMEGLAVFAHALGMPHAFRQNSPSTIAPVDQHIRFVREVLPGRPLTMHGCLVEVGEADALVYQELRHADGQLAAAFRTRIMHIDTAGREPFPWGKSVRAAMADDMDTPPEESAPRSIDPVAEGLPYDDISVEIPRKLGIACIGMGAVPPQHLDVHGRMSPAWVIGRVSDSVPNLLFGWRKDVAAAAGDLRMGAAVLEYRIRYHDMPQAGDRFEVYTGLGGVEGKTHSLFHWMMDPVTGKPWATSQATAITLDLDARKAIPAPAMAIEELERLAPKGLSI